In the genome of Leopardus geoffroyi isolate Oge1 chromosome B1, O.geoffroyi_Oge1_pat1.0, whole genome shotgun sequence, the window TCTATAAAGACACACCTATGGCTGATAAAGTTCTTGACATGGCCCTGCTTTTTTGGCCAAATGATTaatctaatatatatgtatatattatatttctaatATGAAAATACCTCCATTTACTAAATTTATATCTTATTGGACAACTAAGGATTCCTAGATTATACTGAAAATCTGAATGCATCCAAGTATCTGACAAAGATATGGAAGTAAAATTGGATTAGGGGTCAGGTATCTAAAACTATCTGTGAGGGGCTCAGTAGATAAGACATTGAGTTACAACTGTTTTTTGTTACTACATATTTGCTGCCTTATCCCCTTCAATGGCCATAGAAATGTTATCCTAgttcctcttcctcatcctctttAAAATACAAGTGAGGAATGTTGACTTGAATTATCCAGGTAACTCTCCAGATCTGAAATATAGTTAGGATTAGCAAACACACCCCAAGGCTTTAAAAGTGAATGGCtgaaattgtggaaaaagcctaaatgtccatcaactgatgaatggataaagaaattgtggtttatatacacaatggagtactacatggcaatgagaaagaacgagatatggccctttgtagcaacgtggatggaactggagtgtgtgatgctaagtgaaataagccatacagagaaagacagataccatatgctttcactcttatgtggatcctgagaaacttaacagaaacccatgggggaggggaaggaaaaaaaaagaaaaaaagagtgggagagagccaaagcataagagactctgaaaaactgagaataaactgagggctgatggggggtgggagggaggggagggtaggtgatgggcattgaagagggaatcttttgggatgagcactgggtgttgtatggaaaccaatttgacaataaatttcatataataaaaaaaaataaaaaataaataaaatgtgcctcaaaaaacaaaaaagagtgaaTGGCTGAATATATAGCATGGATAGCAAAGTATAGAGACActccaaaaaaagtaaaaataatgccTGGTACAGAAGGCCAGCTGCATTCTTTCACTAAAAACCTGCAAAACCTGTACTATAAGgaacttaatctttttttttttaatgtttatttatttttgagagagagacagagcatgagtgggtgagggacagagaaagagggagcacagaatctgaagtgggctccaggctccaagctgtcagcacagaagccaacacggggctcaaacttgagaACTGAaccgggagatggtgacctgagcagaagtctgatgcttaaccaaatgagccacccaagtgcccctaatataaaactaaatattaatgGTGTAATTGTATTTTCCTCCCAAGaagtgagagaaggaaagaagaaagaagggaagaaagacaggCAGGGAGgataggaaggagggagggaaggagggagaaaggtaggaaggtaggaaggaaggaaggaaggaaggaaggaaggaaggaaggtaggaaggaaggcaggaaggaaggaaggaaggaaatatggaAGTGACTAAACTTTTGCCTCAGAGGAAAGAGGTGTAATGATTATCAACTTAATAATGCTTGCATCAAATACAGTTTCTCTTTCTAAaagttcattttagaaatgaagtttAGAAAAGTTTAGAAATGAAGTTTAGAAAAgttcatttctaaaatgcttgCATGAAATACAAAGTTTCTAAAAACATGCAAAGTagaatctttcattttcttcacttatCAAAAGAGATAGTTTATTACCTTCAAAGTCCACATCTCCAACCAGTTTTGTCTTTCCTGTCACTGGGTCGTGGACATAGTTGATACCCACGTCAATTACAGCAGCACCTTCTTTAACCATATCAGATGTGATCAACTTAGGAATACCTGAAAGCAAAACACAGTTGTAAAACactctggaaaatatttaaactttgtcCTTGAGCATACCAAAGGTTTATACAGCTAATGTTTTGTTgtcatggctttaaaaaaatatacaacataCACTGTTTCTAGGAAGAAACCAACGGCACTTGATCATTTCCgatgaagcagaagaataaaGGCAGCACATGGGGGCTTCTGTGCTTAAAATCCTACCTGGATTTACCCTTTCACCTCAGAGATTGCTATCAGATTTCTCCAGATGGATATCCACTAGAGTCGCATCCTTGTATATTTCACATACTATAAATAGCATAGGGACATCATGGCTATGAAACAGGCTCCTGTTGAGGTTGGGTGGAATGAAAACTACTTGGAAATTGGAGGTAGAGACAAAgaagggtgaggtggggtgggggtgggttggataaaaagaaaaaaatgaagtgaaaataatttaaatgctcAGGGTGGTGGTAAATTTTAAAGTGCCACACACATAGTGGTATTTTATCAACTCCAAACATGAAGTGTTATTTTGagctttcttcttattttttcttcgCTTCTTTGATTCATTATGTCTGTATATGACTTGGAAAGGTATAAGATATACTAAACTCTACTATTTCTCCATTGCAGTTGGAAAGATAGCTCTACAGAGATCTTACATCACCATgcattttctataattattttcaaacttGATTTCAAGTACAACAGTACCAGCTAACAATGGTTAATGTTCcagttatttttgttaataattaAAAACCATTCCTAAgcttagtgacttaaaatattttattattacatttcatggCTCTGTGGGATGACTGAGCTCAGCTGGATGGATCTTCACTGGAGTCTTTCACATAGTTGGACTCAGACAGTGGCTGAGGCTGGAGTCATCTCAAAATGTGACTAGGCTGGTtgtccaagatggctcactcacatggctatAGCTGTTGCTCATAGTTGGCGGAGCTCAGTTGGGGCTGTCAACTGGGGCATACAGGCTTGGAGTCTCCTGTGGCTTGGGCTTCCCACAGCCTGGCGTCTGGCTTCCAAGAGTCAGTGCTccaagagacaggaagcagaagtTGCCGGTCACTTAAGCCTAGAACCTGGGAGCTGGCACAATATCATTTCTGTCATATTCTATCAGTCAAGCAGTGACAGAATCTAGTTAGATTTAAGAGGACAGACAGAAACTCCATTTCTCAGTGGGAGGAAAATCAAAGATTTTGTGGTCATCTTTAGTCTGTCACAATGCTTCTGGTGGACACCGTGTCTAGCAGGTGATTTACTCATTTTCACATTCTACATCCTTTGCATGAAAAGGACTCAATGTTGTGTTGTCAGAGGCTTTCTTCTACCTAAATTATCCTCTTATGCATTCCAGATGGCATATGATTTTTAGTACAATTAAGATTTTAATGGCTATAAAGAAACAGTCAGTGCTAAAATAGATGTAGCTACCTGATACATTCCTTAGTCACATAATAATATAATCAATGAGGCGTCAatgtttgaaatatgttttttttctcatgcttTCCTACCCTAGCCCATAGAACTTctttttatcagttctagcatagATATTGAGTATTGTTCTAAAGATAGtaataaaatcccatttttttcttggaatccaatagaaaaagaaaacctagccTTTTGGCTCCCTGAGCAGTGCCATACCAATCTGAAGAACAAGCACCTTAAGAAAGGCAGCATAAAGGAAGCCAAGAAGAAAGTGATTGATCCATTTTATAAGAAAGATGGGTATAATGTGAAAGCGCCAGCTGtgttcaatataaaaaatattggaaaaacacTAGTTATAAGAACTCAAAGAACCAAAATAGGATCTGATGGCCTCGATGGTCATCGAAGTGATCCTTGCTGGTCTGCAGAATGATGAAACTGGATTTAGAAAATTCAATCTAATTACTGAGGATTTTAGGGCCCAAACTGCCTGACTAATTTCCATAGCATGGATCTTACCCGTGACAAAATATAttccatggtaaaaaaaaaaaaaaaaaaaaaaaagaggcagaccaTGATTGAAGCCCATGTTGATGTCAAGATTACTGACGGTTATTTGCTTCATCTACTTTGTGTTGGTTTTACTAAAAACTGAGACAATCAGATTCGGAAGACCTCTTATGCTCAGCACCAATAGGTCCACCAAATTCTGAAAAAGATgatggagatcatgacccgagaggTGCAGACAAATGACTTGAAAGAAATGGCCAATAAATTGATTGCAGATAGCATCAGAAAAGACATAGCATCAGAAAAGCCTTACCAGTCTATTTATCCACTCCATGATATCTTTGTCAGAAAAGTCAAAGTGCTGAAGAAGCTCAAGTTTGAATTGGGAGAGCTCATGGAGCTTCATGGGGAAGGTAGTAGTTCTGGCAAAGCTACTGAGGACGAGACCAGTGCCATATTGAACGAGCTGATGGATATGAGTCTTAAACAGTCCAAGAATCTGTTCAAAATTCAGACATTTAATGGTGACAAAAAGTCTTATGTGTGATGTTTAATTATCGATCactctttttaaataatctaagcTTGGTGAATTCGATGTTCCGATGTGAACTTCTCTGAGTTGTTGTTTGGATTTCATCCATTGCTCTTAGTTACTAAACAGCTCTGAAAGGGTAGTGATCTATTTTAAGCTGTAGTGATCCGGATGCAAGTTTTATAGATGgttaataaaatcttttctttttttagaaaagccATAAGTTGATTATAGATAgctgcagaaaatatttttaagatgaaaatgttGATGAAATGGTTACTATAATCCAGCTTTTGAGAAAGATCCAGATTTCTCTCTCGATTGTAATAGTTCATTACATTTGCTCTGAGAATATCAGACTGGCAATAACAAATGCACAATTTTCAAAATAGAGATAAATGTGAGCTTGATTTTAAttgttaggaaaattaaaaaatagaaaaaccttaaatatgtgtttatttttttctgatgatgacATCACATATGTCCACTgtagaaaacctagaaaaaatctaaaagtttaagataaaaataaaaatcactataaTCATGCCATTCAAAgataataagtatatttttattgtatttctttctaggatttcaaaatatttgtatattagatataaaatatgataccTATAACTTTGCTTATATTGTGACTATAAATCCTACCATTTTGCCATTAAAGTTAaattatgaacatttttccattttatcaattatttgaaatttaaaacctaCATGAAATAATTTATCACATGGATTATCATAATAAATTATGCAGTCCTGAACTCTAATATTTTGCTATCATAATTAAATGTGGTGATGACCACTTATGTTCAGAAAACTACAGATGGTTTCTTAGTTGCAGCATCAAATTTGACAAAGTTTTTCACTGAACCCTTATTTACACGATGGAAAACTGTGGGTTGGATGAAAGCTCCAATTGGTACAATCCTGGATAGTTAAATACGTATTCCAAAACTATTGGTCAATGCATCTGTAGGAAGGTCTGCAGAGGTCTTCCATGAAAAGTATTTGTCAGtaccattttccaaatttttaataaagaacttGGAAGAACACACTGTCACTGTTATggttattttatctttgttttcctccaggtctattttctgcctttccctgctctcGTCTATGCCAGCGGCAGGGCTAATCCTTAAAGAGGTCTTGTGTGCTACCTATATCTCCTGGAACCCTGTGACAGCCTTGAGGACAAGCTCAAGCTAGCCTACTGGAGGATATAAATCCTGTAGAGGGAAGCTGAGTCATTTCAGCTGAGGCCATCCTACACGAGTCAGACTCTAGCTAACCAccagctgaaggcagatgcttgaGCAAGCCCAGTCAAGATCAGAAGAAACAAGCCAGGGTCACTGTAACTGACCAGCTGAACTCAAATtcatgggaaataaaaaaaaaaaaagtgattctttAAGGTGATtgagttagttttgtttttgtttttcttaacacAGCAATAGCTGCATAGCCCTATATttgtaaatgaacaaaattggATAGAATAGCTAATAGGTAGCCCACTTTGGAATGATGGACTATACAAGTtgcaagaaaaattttaaaggggataAATGTATAATTCTGACCAGGTGCTTTACTTGACTAAAAGCTCATTAAAAACTATTAGGCTACTCTAAGACAAACAGTGTCCAGATATAAGGATATAATGTTTTCCTCTATATTTTTAGCAGACTCTCTCTGGAGTCATTGGTTACATCCAGGGGCTGGTCTAGAGAAGGAGAATTAGAACGTATCTAGAACTCATGCCATATGGAGCAAGTGCTATCGAACTAGTTGGTTTAATTGCTTACTACCAGTCTGCAACAGggtaaaaaagcttctgcacaatgtaAAACAACTATATCACTAAACACATTGTTTGATTCAGGTAGCTTTATTTATTCATAGCAATGTTTTTTCAGTGAAGTATGTTGATTCGTGTTCTGGTGCAGCGCCTTATCTTGCTGGGGACCTAAGGTTCCCAGAGGTAAGAAAGAGTCATGGACTAATACTGGTCCACACACTGAATACCTCTGAAATGGAATGGTTGAATAAACTCAGGTTGCCTatctaaggaaaaacaaaacaaacaaacacaactgaAAACGAAAGCCGAACCCAATAATCGTGGTCGTGTTGTCAATATGTTAAATGAAGAGTAGATTTACTCTACAtgtttgcagaaagaaaaatgaaagaatgagggaACAAAGGAAATAGCTTTCGGCTCATTatagagaatattttaagaataagaaaacactatagaaaaagaaagtgtatACTGCCCTTATTCCTCATTAGAAATATTTACTATAGGGTAAAggaagaattaattaattaattaatgtcttCCATTTCTATGATTTAAACATTGTCTTTTTGTGTCATCaaattaaatgttcttttctttcttctctcaactAATTCATTTCTGATCCTTGCAGactcctaaaaaatttttttaatgtttatttatttttgggggggggggaggagggagagggcgtgcggtggaggggcagagagggagacaaagaactcgaagcatgctccagactctgtgcttcagcccagagccccatgccaggctcgaatgaactcatgaactgcaaaatcatgacctgagtcaaagttggccacttaacggactgagccacccaagcacccctgatcCTTGCACTCTTCTGACCCTATcatagaaataatacagattttaCTCAATGCTGGAATTATAACAAATGGACATTCACAATCTGTTTTAGATATCTTAAATACTCTAAGTCATCCATCTACATTGTTGTCTTGTAGAGGCAAATGATTGGAAGTATAAAGTTGgccattaattacatttttaaaggcacTGAAAAGAAATTTCTTAGACATGATATATTTAGTTCTCCAAGTATACAAATGCAATATATTTACATTCTTACTGTTTGAAAACAGTGAAGTAGAATTAAAAGCCatttaaatatttagcaaatatttaaatatcagtaGGTTTTTAATGCCATTAGTATGTGGAGTCAGatcgttctttttttttacattttgttaaatttgcaAATGAACAGTGATTTCAACTATTTCctatgagatttatttatttacttatttcttacattttgcCAAGATAATTCCATGGAAACTTATCCTTAAATCTTATATAATTTGAAGGCTCAAGCATTATATGTGAGAACCGAAACCATCCACACCCACATAGCTTACTGTATACATTAATATGACTTTACTATTCCACTGTTTTCATCAACATGACTTTATTATTCTAGAAAACCCTTGCTCAGAAAGGTAGAAGCTACAGATAATTTCACTGTCTCTGGAAGCTACtaaaaaactcatttaaattaTCATCAAGTTGTTTGACTTTTCTGTGGGTAGTCTCAAATGGCTGTTTGTTCTCCAAGACTCTTGAAACCCCTTGCTTCAAAACCCTCTCCCTGTTGTACCCACCAATCCCTGTTATGCTCCTTACCCAATCCTGAGCAAGTCTCTGTATTAAAAAActtgctttaaaacaaattttcaacCTCTAAGCATCTCAACTTTGCTTCTATGCCACAAGACACTACTCAGATAAATAGGctcttggggtggggtgggggcaggaatcGCTGATTTGTGGAATTTGAtgatttctgtggtataaatactCCTCTATGGCATAAATATCCCTACCACGACTGACTTCAAGATAGCAGGTGACATCACTGAACACAGAGTTGGAAAGAGATGCTCAGAATCAACCTTCACAGGTTGGCTGATGGTAGAGAGCTCTGGTGCACATGACTCCTAAAAGACTGCCAAGACAGTGTTTTCCCATGCATCTGTAATCATAAGCTCAGATATGTCTTATCAATGGGCTGTTTGGATGTTCAGGGAGAGCCAGTATTCAACAACATTGCGGATCCATGAAGATTTCCTCTGTTACCACTCTTAACATTCAAGACCTCAACTCAGAAACCACAGGTGTCTCTGTAGCCCCTTGAGTCTCTTGCTATGATAGGAAACTGTTAGTCTCTCCAACTAGAATGATAAGGTAAGTCTAGTAATAAGTCtgaaatttggtttattttattaaagctcCCCAAATgctgaatttatttcatttttttttttatga includes:
- the LOC123595856 gene encoding 40S ribosomal protein S3a-like produces the protein MMEIMTREVQTNDLKEMANKLIADSIRKDIASEKPYQSIYPLHDIFVRKVKVLKKLKFELGELMELHGEGSSSGKATEDETSAILNELMDMSLKQSKNLFKIQTFNGDKKSYV